Part of the Streptomyces sp. NBC_01264 genome, GGTGGACTCGTTCCACCGCTCCGCGAGGACGCGTACGCCGATCTCCATGGAGGAACGGCCGGTCCAGTTGCACTGGGCCTTGACGTGGACGAGGTCGCCGACGCGGACGGGGGCGAGGAAGGCCATCTCGTCCATGGAGGCGGTGACCGCCGGGCCACCGGAGTGGCGGCCGGCCACGGCGCCGGCCGCGTCGTCCACCAGCTTCATGATCACTCCGCCGTGCACCGTTCCGAGCAGGTTGGTGTCATTGGCGGTCATGATGTGGCTGAGGGTGGTGCGGGACGCCGAGATCGGCTTTCCCGGCAGCTCGCCCGGTATCTCTGTCATGGAGACAGCTTAAGTGCGGCCTGGCGGCATCAGCTCTGCAACAGCACCGGTACGAACAGCCGCCGGGGGTGTTCCGGGCCCCTCCCGGCCAGGCATTCTTAGGCACATGAGTGACTGGGACGGGTGGAGCGGCGAGCAGGACCAGCGTGGCCGCCGCGATGACGGGTACGGCCGCGGCAGCGGCCAGGCGGAGCCGGAAGGCGCACAGCGGATGAGGCGCGTCCAGCGGCCCGGCGCCGGCCCCCAGGCGTCCCGGCAGCCGCAGCCGCCGCAGCCCCGGCAGCCCCCGCGCCGCCCGGCCCAGCCGCCGGCCGGACCCGCGTACGTGCCTCCGCAGCAGGACGGCTCGTACAGCGGCAGCGGCGGCAGCTACGACAGCGGCTACAACACCGGCCAGGTCTACGGCGGCGGCCAGCCGCCCAGCGGGCCGCGCGGGCGCGGACCGGGCGGCCCCGGCGGCCCGGCCCGGCCGGCGGGCCCGGCCCCGGACTGGCGCAAGCGGATCAAGATCGGCTCGATCGTGCTGGTCTCCGGCCTGCTCGTGACGGGCATCGGCACCTACTTCTGGGCCGACTCCAACGTGCGCCGCGAGGTCGACCTCTCCAAGGTCATCGAGCGCCCGAAGGAGGGCGACTGCACGACCTACCTGATCGTGGGCTCCGACAGCCGTGAGGGCATGTCCGCCGAGGACAAGAAGAAGCTCCACACGGGCTCGGCCGAGGGCAAGCGCACCGACTCGATGATGATCCTCGCCAAGTGCTCCAGCGGGAACACGATGATCTCCCTGCCGCGCGACTCCGACGTGGAGATCCCGTCCTTCGTCGGCTCGGAGTCGGGCAAGAAGTTCGCGGGCACGGGCAAGCGGACCAAGCTGAACGCGGCGTACGCGCAGGACGGCCCGGAGCTGCTCGTGCGGACGGTGGAGTTCAACACCGGCCTGCGCATCGACCACTACGCGGAGATCGGCTTCGCCGGCTTCGCGAACATCGTGGACGCGCTGGGCGGGGTGGAGCTGAACATCGAGAAGGGGTTCAAGGACGAGAAGTCCGGGGCCGACTTCAAGGAGGGCACCCAGACACTGAACGGCGAGCAGTCGCTGGCCTACGTACGGACCCGCTACGCCTTCGCCGAGTCGGACCTCCAGCGGACCAAGAACCAGCAGAAGTTCCTGTCGGCGCTGGCGAGCCAGGCGGCGACCCCCACGACGATCATGAACCCGTTCCGGCTGTACCCGGTGCTGGGCGCGGGTCTGGACACGCTGATCGTGGACAAGGACATGGGCCTGTGGGACATGGGGTCGATGTTCTTCGCGATGAAGGGCATCAGCGGCGGTGACGGCGTGTCCATGAACATGCCGATCTCCGGTCAGCGCGGCGGCAACCTCGTCTGGGACAAGGCCAAGGTGCAGCAGCTGGTGCAGCAGATCCAGAAGGACGAGAAGGTCACCGTCCGCGGGAACTGACCACTCCGCGGGAACTGATCACACGGGCGGGGCTCCCGGCACCGGGCGCCCCGCTCCGCAGGACGGCTCAGGCGTCGGAGGAGAACCGGATCGCCGCGTCGGGCAGCCGCGCCCCGCACCAGACCCGGGCGCCGGCGCGGAGCTCGTTGTCGGCCCCCACTTCGGCTCCGTCACCGATGACGGCGGCGTCCAGTACGGTCCGCGCGCCCACCGAGGCGCCGGCGCCGATCAGACTGGCGGACACCTGCGCGTCGGGCCCGACGACCGCGTCCGCCAGCACGATGGAGCCCTGGACGACGGCGCCGGCCTCGATGCGGGCTCCGGCGCCCACGACGGTGCCCCCCGACAGCTTGGCCCCGGCCGCCACGTGGGCTCCGGGCAGCACGAGGGACTCGCCGCGGCGTCCGGGGACGGCCGGGGAGGGGACGACGCCGCGGACCAGGTCGGCGGAGGCCTGGATGATCGCCTCCGGCTTGCCGAGGTCCATCCAGTACGTGTTCTCGGTGACCCCGTGCAGGGTGGCGCCGGAGGCGAGCAGCCCGGGGAAGGTCTCGCGCTCCACGGAGACGGACCGCCCGGCGGGGATGGTGTCGATCACGCTGCGCCGGAAGACGTAGCAGCCGGCGTTGATCTGGTCGGTGATGATCTCCTCGGGTGTCTGCGGCTTCTCCGTGAAGGCCAGCACCCGCCCGTGGGCGTCGGTGGGGACCAGGCCGAAGGCGCGCGGGTCGTCGACCCGGACCAGGTGCAGGGAGACGTCGGCGTCGGCCGCCTTGTGCGATTCGACGAGCCCGGCGATGTCCAGGCCGGTGAGGATGTCCCCGTTGAAGACGAGCACGGAGGAGTCCGGACCGCCGGTGAGCAGCCGCGCCGCGTTGCGGATCGCGCCGCCGGTGCCGAGGGGCTCGTCCTCGACCACGTACTCCAGGTGGACCCCGAAGTCGGATCCGTCCCCGAAGTAGGGCTCGAAGACCTCGGCGAGGTAGCAGGTGGCCATCACGATGTGCGTGACGCCTGCGGCGGCGGCGCGGGCTATCTGGTGGGCGAGGAAGGGAACGCCTGCCGTGTGCACCATCGGCTTCGGCGTGTTCACCGTGACGGGGCGCAGCCGCGTCCCCTGTCCGCCGACCAGCAGGATCGCTTCCGTCATGTGCGTTCTCCCCAACCGGTTCCGGCGTACGAAGGTCCAAATTTAGCCCATCCGGGGGGTCCCCAGGGAGCTGGTGCCCGATGTGCGGGGCAGGGTGCGCCGCTGCTCAGGGCGGTCGGAGCGGTCACGGCGCTCAGCAGGCGAAGGGGTTGGCGTGGCCGGGGAGCTGCTGGCCGGGGCGCAGGAATCGCTGCGCTCCGTGCTCGTCCCGCACCTGGAGGTACCCGGCGTCCTGCAGCCGCTGTGCGATCCGGCTCCGGCGGACGGCGCCGAGCCGGAAGGCGCCGACCAGGAAGGCCGTGAGGAGGCCGCCGACAGCCAGCGCGAGGACCGGCTCTCCGACGACCAGCATGAGGAGGACGACGAACGCGCAGGATCCGTACGCGGTCATCTGCTGGCGCTTGTCCGCCGCGGCGGCCAGGGTGTCGAACAGGATCCGGTCCTTCATCAGGGCGACGGCCCCGGCCGCTTCGGGCAGGGCCTTGAGCGTGCCCTGCCGCATCCCCGGTACCGTCCCGCCGTTGCCGGCCTGCGGGTGGGCGGTGATGACGGCCGCCTCGCGGGCCCTGGCCTCGGGGCGCGGGTCCCGGTACATCCGGACCAGGACGTTCGCCTTCTTGTGCCCGGTGCGCAGCGCTTCGTAGTACTCGAAGCCGTAGCTCTCGGCGATGTGGGCCAGGGAGGCCCCCCGCGCGGTCCCGATGGACCCGTCGGAGCCGATCTCCACGACGTCCTGCCGGGCGATCTGCTTCAGCAGTCCCGCTATGTCACGTTCTACGAACACGCTCGTTCCCCGCCCCGAATCCCGTACCGAATCCCGTACCGACGACCGGTCGGGCGCACAGCCTAACCACGCCTTACGGGGCACCGGTGTCGCCCCCGACATATGCCGGGGGCGACACGGGTTCAGGCGGGCCGGGAGCCCGCCTACGGCAGGTTGCGGGCCATGACGATGCGCTGGACCTGGTTGGTGCCCTCGTAGATCTGGGTGATCTTCGCGTCGCGCATCATGCGCTCCACCGGGTAGTCACGGGTGTAGCCGTAACCGCCGAGGAGCTGGACCGCGTCCGTGGTGACCTCCATGGCCACGTCGGAGGCGAAGCACTTGGCCGCGGCGCCGAAGAAGGTGAGGTCCTCGTGCGGGCCGCCGCCGGAGACGCGCTCCGAGCGGGCCGCGGCCGAGTAGGTCAGCTGGCGGGCGGCCTCGATCTTCATGGCCATGTCCGCGAGCATGAACTGCACGCCCTGGAAGTCGCCGATCGGCTTGCCGAACTGCTTGCGCTCCTGGACGTAGCCCTTGGCGTAGTCCAGGGCGCCCTGGGCGATGCCCAGCGCCTGCGCGGCGATGGTGATGCGGGTGTGGTCGAGGGTCTTCATCGCGGTGGCGAATCCGGTGCCCTCGGCGCCGATCATGCGGTCGGCCGGGATCCGGACGTTGTCGAGGTAGACCTCGCGCGTCGGGGAGCCCTTGATGCCGAGCTTCTTCTCCGGGGCGCCGAAGGAGACTCCCTCGTCGGACTTCTCGACCACGAAGGCGGAGATGCCCTTGGAGCGCTTCTCCGGGTCGGTGACGGCCATGACCGTGTAGTACTCGGAGACGCCGGCGTTGGTGATCCAGCGCTTGACGCCGTTCAGGACCCAGAAGTCGCCGTCACGCACGGCGCGGGTCTTCATGCCGGCCGCGTCGGAGCCCGCGTCGGGCTCGGAGAGGGCGTACGAGAACATCGCGTCGCCCTTGGCCAGCGGGCCGAGGTACTTGGCCTTGAGCTCTTCGGAGCCGGAGAGGATCACCGGGAGCGAGCCGAGCTTGTTGACCGCCGGGATGAGGGAGGAGGACGCGCAGACGCGGGCCACCTCCTCGATCACGATCACGGTGGCCAGGGCGTCGGCGCCCGCGCCGCCGTAGGTCTCGGGCACGTGGACGGCGTGCAGGTCGCTGGCGACGAGGGCGTCCAGGGCCTCCTGCGGGAAGCGGGACTCCTCGTCGACCGCGGCGGCGAAGGGCATGATCTTCGCCTCGGCGAGCGCGCGGACGGACTCGCGGAGCATGTCGTGCTCCTCGGCCGGGCGGTACAGGTCGAAGTCGGCAGAACCCGCCAAGATCTCTCACTCCCCAGGTGGTGCGTGGTGTTAACTACCGTTAAGTAGCCCCAGCTTAGTGTCCGCCCGCCGACCGCGACACGGCCGTCCCACGTGAGTTGCGTGACAGCCGGCCCGGTGCGGGCACCGGACGGGCGGCTACGGTGTGGCCACCGGGTGGCGGACGGGTGACGGACGCCGGAATGCATCCCCGGCCACCGGCCCGACTATGCTCGGTTGCCGCGAACGGCCCAGCACCTCCAGGAGCACTCATGGCCCCCCTCAAGATCACTGTGATCGGCACCGGATACCTCGGCGCCACGCACGCCGCGGCAATGGCGGAGCTGGGGTTCGAGGTGCTCGGACTGGACGTGGTGCCGGAGAAGATCGCCATGCTCGCCGCCGGCCGCGTCCCCATGTACGAGCCGGGACTGGAGGAGTTGCTCGCCACCCACGTGGCCGGGCTGCCCGGGTCCACGGGCCGGCTGCGCTTCACCACCTCCTACGAGGAGCTCGGCGCCTTCGACGCCGACGTGCACTTCGTCTGCGTGAACACCCCGCAGAAGCACAACGAGTACGCCTGCGACATGAGCTACGTCGACGCGGTCGTGGAATCGCTCGCCCCGCACCTGACCCGGCCCGCCCTGGTCGTCGGCAAGTCCACCGTGCCCGTCGGCTCCGCCGAGCGCCTCGCCGCCAAGCTGACCGCGCTCGCCCCGGCCGGCGAGGAGGTCGAGCTCGCCTGGAACCCGGAGTTCCTGCGCGAGGGCTTCGCCGTCCAGGACACCCTGCACCCGGACCGGATCGTCATCGGGATCGACGGCGAACGCGGCGAGCGTGCCGAGAAGCTCCTGCGGGAGGTCTACGCGACCCCCGTGGGCGAGGGCACCCCGGTGGTCGTCACCGACTTCCCCACCGCCGAACTCGTCAAGACCGCCGCCAACTCCTTCCTCGCCACGAAGATCTCCTTCATCAACGCCATGGCCGAGGTCTGCGAGGCCGCCGGCGGCGACGTGGCGAAGCTGGCCGAGGCCATCGGCCACGACGAGCGCATCGGGAAGAAGTTCCTGCGCGCCGGCATCGGTTTCGGCGGCGGCTGCCTGCCCAAGGACATCCGCGCGTTCATGGCGCGGGCCGGCGAGCTCGGCGCCGACCAGGCCCTGACCTTCCTGCGCGAGGTCGACTCCATCAACATGCGCCGCCGCGGCCACATGGTCGAGCTGGCCCGCGACGCCGTCGGCGGCTCCTTCCTCGGCAAGCGGGTCGCCGTCCTGGGCGCCACCTTCAAGCCGGACTCCGACGACGTCCGCGACTCCCCCGCCCTGAACGTGGCCGGCCAGATCCACCTCCAGGGCGGCCAGGTCACCGTCTACGACCCCAAGGGCATGGACAACGCCCGCCGGGTCTTCCCCACCCTCGGGTACGCCGACACCGCCCTGGACGCCGCCCGCGGCGCCGAGGTGGTCCTGCACCTCACCGAATGGCGGGAGTTCCGCGACCTGGACCCCGCCGCCCTCGGCGAGGTCGTCACCGACCGGCTCGTCCTCGACGGCCGCAACGCCCTCGACCCCGCGCTGTGGCGCGCGGCCGGCTGGACCTACCGCGCGATGGGCCGTCCCCGCGCCTGACGCGGCGTCGGCCCGGTGCGGGCCTTGATCCGCTTCGTTGCGGAACGAGTGGTTTCACATCTCGTCACCGGATCGTTGGCGTGACCAGCCGGGGCCGCGCGCAACGGATCGCTAGACTCACGCCCGATGACCAGTACGAGCACGACCATCGACTCCGCACTCCGGGGGCACGCCGGCCGCCTGGCCATGGCGGGCTTCTGGCTGGCCACCCGGACCCTGATGGTGGTCCTTCTGGTGGTGAACCTGCAGGGCACCTCATCGGTCCGCGTGGAGATCACCCAGACCTACAACAACTGGTACAACGTCCTCGTCACGGGGACGATGCCGCACGGCGACGTCATGTGGCAGTACCCGCCGGCCGCGGCCGCGATCTTCCTGTCACCCGACCTGCTCCCCTTCTTCAGCTACTTCGAGGCCTTCGTCGCCCTGACGGTGATCTGCGACGCGCTGATCACCGTCGGCCTGGTCCGCGCCGCCCGCCGCGCCGACGGCAGCCTGGCCGGCGCCGTGCTGTGGCTGACCACGCTGCCGCTGATGCTGTCGCTGCCCTTCGCCCGCTACGACCTGCAGGTCACCCTGCTCGCCGTCGGGTCACTGCTGTGCCTGCGCTTCCGCCGCAAGCTCGGCGGGGTCCTGGCCGGAGTCGGCGCCCTGGTCAAGGTCTGGCCCCTGCTCACGCTGATCGGCACCCCGCGCGGCCGCACCACCCGCGACGCCGTCCTGTCGGCCGTGGCCGCCGGGGCCGTCCTGCTCGCCGTGCTCGCGCTGTTCTTCCGCGACACCCTCGGCTTCCTGGACAACCAGGGCAACCGCGGCATCCAGGTCGAGTCCCTCGGCGGCTCGGCCCTGATGTTCGGCAAGCTCGTCGGCGCCTGGTCCGGGACGTCCGAAGTCCGCTACGGGGCCTACGAGTACGTCGGCCCGTACGTCTCCAGCGTCGCCCTGATCTCCGTCGGCCTCACGGTCGTCGGGTTCGCGTGGCTGCTGCTGTGGCGGGTGAAGGCGCGGCGCTGGACGACCGCGACCCCGCTGGACGCCGCGCTCTGCGCGATCCTCGTCTTCACCATCACCAGCCGCGTGCTCAGCCCGCAGTACCTGATGTGGCTGGTCGGCCTCGTGGCCGTCTGCCTGACCTGCAAGCACACCACGCAGCGGCCGGTGGCCTGGCTGATCGTGGCCGCGACCGCGGTCACCACGGCGATCTACCCGCTGACCTACGTCTCGGAGATCCTCGCGGGCACCGGCCTCGGCACGTTCCTCCTGGTGCTCCGCAACGGCCTGCTGGGCTGGGCGGCCGTCCTGTCCTGCGTGCGCCTGTGGCGGGCGAGCGTGAGCCCCGTCCCCGTCCCCGAAACGGGGTCCGGGTCCGGATCCGGTACGAGCAGCGGTGCCGGGGCCTCGGCGGCCCCGGCACCCCAGGCGGGCTCCGGCGTACCGGCCCGCGTCTGACGACAGCTCAGGAAGTCCTACGGTGCTGCGCCGCGCGGGCGGTGAACTCCGCGTCGCGCACCACCCGCTGGGCGTTGCCCCAGGTGAGCAGCGCCAGGTCGGTCTCCGGCCAGCCCCGCTCCAGCAGTTCCGCGATCAGCCGCGGATAGCCCGAGGGGTCCGCCAGTCCGGCCGGCCGGGGGCTGCCCGGCTCGGCGCCGAAGCCGGCGCCCAGGCCCACGCAGTGGGGGCCCGCGACGGCCCGTACGTGCTCCACGTGGTCCGCGACCGCGTGCAGGGAGTCCCCGGTCAGTGCGGTGTCGAAGCTGACCATCGCCAGGCCGTTCGCCGCGCGCAGCGCGAGCAGCACCTCGTCGGTCACGTTGTCCGGGTGCGGGTTGAGGGCGGCCGCCCCGGTGTGCGAGACGATCACCGGCGCCTTGGAGGCCGCGGCGAGCTGACAGGCCGGTGCGGGCCGGCAGCCCCTGAGGTCCAGCAGCATCGCCAGCAGGTTCATCTCCTTGACCACCTCGTGGCCGAAGGCGGTCAGCCCCTCCATCGCCCACGGGGCCCCGGCGGGCGCGAGGATCCGTACGCCCAGCGCGTGGAAGGCGCGCAGCGCGCCCAGCGAGTCCGTCAGGGTGCGGCCGGGCACGGGGCCGAGGAAGGAGGCGATGCGGCCCCGGTTGCGGGCGTCCGCCAGGTCGTCGGCGCTCAGCGCGAGGCAGAGGCTGTCGGGGTACCGGCGCATCAGGGCCAGTGCCCCGTCGATCTGTTCGAGGGTGTCGGACACCACCTGGTCGGTGGCCGCGGCCTCGCGGGGCAGGAGCAGCGACCAGAACTGCGCCCCCACTCCCCCGGCGCGCAGCCGCGGGATGTCGGTGTCGACGCCCGTGTCCGAGGTCTCGATGTCGTGGTACGGACTCGTCCGCAGGGTCCAGACGAGGGTGTTGCAGCCATCCGCTACGGGA contains:
- a CDS encoding membrane dipeptidase; its protein translation is MADLQDEPHTNPVTPVGPGSLGAEDPTGTLLPGALDRAAALLSVHPVADGCNTLVWTLRTSPYHDIETSDTGVDTDIPRLRAGGVGAQFWSLLLPREAAATDQVVSDTLEQIDGALALMRRYPDSLCLALSADDLADARNRGRIASFLGPVPGRTLTDSLGALRAFHALGVRILAPAGAPWAMEGLTAFGHEVVKEMNLLAMLLDLRGCRPAPACQLAAASKAPVIVSHTGAAALNPHPDNVTDEVLLALRAANGLAMVSFDTALTGDSLHAVADHVEHVRAVAGPHCVGLGAGFGAEPGSPRPAGLADPSGYPRLIAELLERGWPETDLALLTWGNAQRVVRDAEFTARAAQHRRTS
- a CDS encoding LCP family protein, with amino-acid sequence MSDWDGWSGEQDQRGRRDDGYGRGSGQAEPEGAQRMRRVQRPGAGPQASRQPQPPQPRQPPRRPAQPPAGPAYVPPQQDGSYSGSGGSYDSGYNTGQVYGGGQPPSGPRGRGPGGPGGPARPAGPAPDWRKRIKIGSIVLVSGLLVTGIGTYFWADSNVRREVDLSKVIERPKEGDCTTYLIVGSDSREGMSAEDKKKLHTGSAEGKRTDSMMILAKCSSGNTMISLPRDSDVEIPSFVGSESGKKFAGTGKRTKLNAAYAQDGPELLVRTVEFNTGLRIDHYAEIGFAGFANIVDALGGVELNIEKGFKDEKSGADFKEGTQTLNGEQSLAYVRTRYAFAESDLQRTKNQQKFLSALASQAATPTTIMNPFRLYPVLGAGLDTLIVDKDMGLWDMGSMFFAMKGISGGDGVSMNMPISGQRGGNLVWDKAKVQQLVQQIQKDEKVTVRGN
- a CDS encoding acyl-CoA dehydrogenase family protein, which translates into the protein MAGSADFDLYRPAEEHDMLRESVRALAEAKIMPFAAAVDEESRFPQEALDALVASDLHAVHVPETYGGAGADALATVIVIEEVARVCASSSLIPAVNKLGSLPVILSGSEELKAKYLGPLAKGDAMFSYALSEPDAGSDAAGMKTRAVRDGDFWVLNGVKRWITNAGVSEYYTVMAVTDPEKRSKGISAFVVEKSDEGVSFGAPEKKLGIKGSPTREVYLDNVRIPADRMIGAEGTGFATAMKTLDHTRITIAAQALGIAQGALDYAKGYVQERKQFGKPIGDFQGVQFMLADMAMKIEAARQLTYSAAARSERVSGGGPHEDLTFFGAAAKCFASDVAMEVTTDAVQLLGGYGYTRDYPVERMMRDAKITQIYEGTNQVQRIVMARNLP
- a CDS encoding UDP-glucose dehydrogenase family protein, giving the protein MAPLKITVIGTGYLGATHAAAMAELGFEVLGLDVVPEKIAMLAAGRVPMYEPGLEELLATHVAGLPGSTGRLRFTTSYEELGAFDADVHFVCVNTPQKHNEYACDMSYVDAVVESLAPHLTRPALVVGKSTVPVGSAERLAAKLTALAPAGEEVELAWNPEFLREGFAVQDTLHPDRIVIGIDGERGERAEKLLREVYATPVGEGTPVVVTDFPTAELVKTAANSFLATKISFINAMAEVCEAAGGDVAKLAEAIGHDERIGKKFLRAGIGFGGGCLPKDIRAFMARAGELGADQALTFLREVDSINMRRRGHMVELARDAVGGSFLGKRVAVLGATFKPDSDDVRDSPALNVAGQIHLQGGQVTVYDPKGMDNARRVFPTLGYADTALDAARGAEVVLHLTEWREFRDLDPAALGEVVTDRLVLDGRNALDPALWRAAGWTYRAMGRPRA
- a CDS encoding nucleotidyltransferase family protein codes for the protein MTEAILLVGGQGTRLRPVTVNTPKPMVHTAGVPFLAHQIARAAAAGVTHIVMATCYLAEVFEPYFGDGSDFGVHLEYVVEDEPLGTGGAIRNAARLLTGGPDSSVLVFNGDILTGLDIAGLVESHKAADADVSLHLVRVDDPRAFGLVPTDAHGRVLAFTEKPQTPEEIITDQINAGCYVFRRSVIDTIPAGRSVSVERETFPGLLASGATLHGVTENTYWMDLGKPEAIIQASADLVRGVVPSPAVPGRRGESLVLPGAHVAAGAKLSGGTVVGAGARIEAGAVVQGSIVLADAVVGPDAQVSASLIGAGASVGARTVLDAAVIGDGAEVGADNELRAGARVWCGARLPDAAIRFSSDA
- a CDS encoding acyl-CoA thioesterase produces the protein MTEIPGELPGKPISASRTTLSHIMTANDTNLLGTVHGGVIMKLVDDAAGAVAGRHSGGPAVTASMDEMAFLAPVRVGDLVHVKAQCNWTGRSSMEIGVRVLAERWNESTPATQVGSAYLVFAAVDSEGKPRQVPPVLPETERDERRYQEAQIRRTHRLARRQAIRDLREERSAQGLDADV
- a CDS encoding glycosyltransferase family 87 protein, producing MTSTSTTIDSALRGHAGRLAMAGFWLATRTLMVVLLVVNLQGTSSVRVEITQTYNNWYNVLVTGTMPHGDVMWQYPPAAAAIFLSPDLLPFFSYFEAFVALTVICDALITVGLVRAARRADGSLAGAVLWLTTLPLMLSLPFARYDLQVTLLAVGSLLCLRFRRKLGGVLAGVGALVKVWPLLTLIGTPRGRTTRDAVLSAVAAGAVLLAVLALFFRDTLGFLDNQGNRGIQVESLGGSALMFGKLVGAWSGTSEVRYGAYEYVGPYVSSVALISVGLTVVGFAWLLLWRVKARRWTTATPLDAALCAILVFTITSRVLSPQYLMWLVGLVAVCLTCKHTTQRPVAWLIVAATAVTTAIYPLTYVSEILAGTGLGTFLLVLRNGLLGWAAVLSCVRLWRASVSPVPVPETGSGSGSGTSSGAGASAAPAPQAGSGVPARV